In the Euzebya rosea genome, one interval contains:
- a CDS encoding acylphosphatase yields MPTLQPYPCPRTTLHRAATTVAAAPSPIERETPITPTADTGPTPSGEVRRHVRVEGHVQGVFYRATTQRTAREHGTTGWIRNRPDGTVELEVQGPADAVERVVAFCRSGPSDARVVQVLVDDRPTVDGEEDFEVR; encoded by the coding sequence TTGCCGACCCTTCAGCCGTACCCGTGCCCGAGGACTACGCTGCACCGCGCAGCGACGACGGTCGCTGCCGCCCCGTCGCCGATCGAACGGGAGACCCCCATCACCCCCACCGCCGACACCGGACCGACCCCCAGCGGGGAGGTCCGTCGCCACGTGCGCGTCGAGGGGCACGTCCAGGGGGTCTTCTACCGCGCCACCACCCAGCGGACGGCCCGTGAGCACGGCACGACCGGGTGGATCCGCAACCGGCCCGACGGCACCGTGGAGCTGGAGGTGCAGGGGCCGGCCGACGCGGTCGAGCGGGTCGTGGCGTTCTGCCGGTCCGGGCCGTCCGACGCCCGGGTCGTCCAGGTCCTGGTGGACGACCGGCCGACCGTCGACGGCGAGGAGGACTTCGAGGTGCGATGA
- a CDS encoding phage holin family protein, giving the protein MDTDLRPPRAEESLGELAKQASQQASTLIRDEVALAKIELKQDMREAVAGISLFSAAGVTALLSVLMLSAAAGFGIGTAMGEGWTWAGFAIVGIVYLVIAGLAAVMGRKHTEEIPPPAPRTTRQVKETVAATKEIGR; this is encoded by the coding sequence ATGGACACCGACCTACGACCCCCACGCGCCGAGGAGAGCCTCGGCGAGCTGGCCAAGCAGGCCAGCCAGCAGGCCTCGACCCTCATACGGGACGAGGTGGCCCTGGCGAAGATCGAGCTCAAGCAGGACATGCGCGAGGCCGTGGCCGGGATCAGCCTGTTCAGCGCCGCAGGTGTCACCGCCCTCCTGTCGGTGCTGATGCTCTCGGCCGCCGCCGGGTTCGGGATCGGCACCGCCATGGGTGAGGGCTGGACGTGGGCCGGCTTCGCCATCGTCGGGATCGTGTACCTGGTCATCGCCGGCCTCGCTGCCGTGATGGGCCGCAAGCACACCGAGGAGATCCCTCCGCCCGCCCCCCGCACCACCCGCCAGGTCAAGGAGACCGTCGCAGCGACCAAGGAGATCGGCCGATGA
- a CDS encoding DUF305 domain-containing protein, translating into MGYGRFFAMIATSTVVMFLLMYLNTYAWGHIQWSETRAWMALLMGSVMSAIMIGFMWRMYSRKGLNTAIVIGSVIVFAGSLFLVRSQLTVDGSEYMKAMIPHHSIAVLTSTRADIQDVRVRQLADEIIRAQRREIQEMEWLIADIELNGVAETIEEGRERPVPEFEVENPPEGNPLD; encoded by the coding sequence ATGGGCTACGGCCGCTTCTTCGCCATGATCGCCACCTCGACGGTGGTGATGTTCCTCCTGATGTACCTCAACACCTACGCGTGGGGGCACATCCAGTGGAGCGAGACCCGCGCGTGGATGGCGCTGCTCATGGGATCGGTCATGTCGGCGATCATGATCGGGTTCATGTGGCGCATGTACAGCCGGAAAGGGCTGAACACCGCCATCGTCATCGGATCGGTCATCGTGTTCGCCGGCTCCCTCTTCCTCGTCCGCAGCCAGCTCACCGTCGACGGCAGCGAGTACATGAAGGCGATGATCCCCCACCACTCGATCGCGGTCCTGACGTCCACCCGCGCCGACATCCAGGACGTCCGCGTCCGCCAGCTCGCCGACGAGATTATCCGCGCGCAGCGTCGTGAGATCCAGGAGATGGAGTGGCTGATCGCCGACATCGAGCTGAACGGCGTCGCGGAGACCATCGAGGAGGGCCGCGAGCGTCCCGTGCCCGAGTTCGAGGTCGAGAACCCGCCGGAGGGCAACCCGCTGGACTGA
- the purS gene encoding phosphoribosylformylglycinamidine synthase subunit PurS gives MPRVNVDVMLKHEILDPQGQAVERALPTMGFEGVAEVRIGKHIELVIDDDVTDVQGLAEAVADKLLANPVIEAYTVTVVDG, from the coding sequence ATGCCCCGCGTGAACGTCGATGTGATGCTGAAGCACGAGATCCTGGACCCCCAGGGCCAGGCCGTCGAACGTGCCCTGCCCACCATGGGCTTCGAGGGTGTCGCCGAGGTGCGGATCGGCAAGCACATCGAGCTGGTGATCGACGACGACGTGACCGACGTCCAGGGGCTCGCGGAGGCCGTGGCCGACAAGCTGCTGGCCAACCCGGTGATCGAGGCCTACACCGTCACCGTCGTCGACGGCTGA
- a CDS encoding phosphoribosylaminoimidazolesuccinocarboxamide synthase, with protein sequence MSELDSVAALPGVTRLGAGKVREIFAVGEDQLLLVASDRISAFDVVMPTPIPDKGKVLTAMTAFWLDRLGDVVATHLIATDPADFPEGLADHADVLAGRSMLCRRAQPLAIECVARGYLSGSGWKEYRADGTVCGIALPEGLQESQQLPEVLFTPATKAELGDHDENIDFATAVDIVGLDVAERVRDLTLELYGRAADHARERGIILADTKFEFGLVDGEIVLIDEVLTPDSSRFWPADDYEPGRAQRSFDKQYVRDWLETLDWDKTPPGPELPDEIVQRTRSRYVEAYELLTGLPFSDWT encoded by the coding sequence ATGAGCGAACTCGACTCCGTCGCCGCACTGCCCGGCGTCACCCGCCTCGGCGCCGGCAAGGTCCGCGAGATCTTCGCGGTCGGCGAGGACCAGCTGCTGCTGGTCGCCAGCGACCGCATCAGCGCCTTCGACGTGGTCATGCCGACCCCGATCCCCGACAAGGGCAAGGTGCTGACGGCCATGACCGCGTTCTGGCTGGACCGGCTGGGGGACGTCGTCGCCACCCACCTGATCGCCACCGACCCGGCGGACTTCCCCGAGGGACTGGCCGACCACGCCGACGTGCTGGCCGGCCGCTCGATGTTGTGCCGACGGGCGCAGCCGCTGGCGATCGAGTGCGTGGCCCGTGGGTACCTGTCGGGATCGGGCTGGAAGGAGTACCGCGCCGACGGGACCGTCTGCGGCATCGCGCTCCCCGAGGGCCTGCAGGAGTCCCAGCAGCTGCCCGAGGTGCTGTTCACCCCGGCGACCAAGGCCGAGCTCGGCGACCACGACGAGAACATCGACTTCGCCACCGCGGTCGACATCGTCGGGCTCGACGTCGCCGAACGTGTCCGCGACCTGACCCTCGAGCTGTACGGCCGGGCGGCCGACCACGCCCGCGAGCGGGGCATCATCCTCGCCGACACCAAGTTCGAGTTCGGCCTCGTGGACGGCGAGATCGTGCTCATCGACGAGGTGCTGACCCCCGACTCGTCCCGCTTCTGGCCCGCCGACGATTACGAACCCGGACGCGCCCAGCGATCGTTCGACAAGCAGTACGTCCGCGACTGGCTCGAGACGCTGGACTGGGACAAGACCCCTCCCGGCCCCGAGCTGCCCGACGAGATCGTGCAGCGCACCCGCTCCCGATACGTTGAGGCCTACGAGCTGCTCACCGGCCTCCCCTTCTCCGACTGGACCTGA
- a CDS encoding GAF domain-containing SpoIIE family protein phosphatase: protein MATNVEGATSPAVGDRVRLGALRGSGLLRHDTFHHLDRLTQLASSLTGAPVSLISMVDEDRQYFTSEHGLHDPWASARETPLSHSVCQNVVTSEKPVVIDDLGADPAFVDHPARLDIGVEAYCGVPIRDPDGRILGSFCVIDDERHAWDTRTVHILEQLAALVTDAVATSKGYTTMVHDLQRRLIPPSLPQHPHGRLQGKYRPVLDTHDVGGDFYDAFLRPTGEMDVVVGDVVGHGVTSTHAAAQLRAAARAVFAGQAATPADTINRIATACADLPGCDGAALLAMRISADGRTVRWARAGAMPPVVTGPNPRVLRQGASPPLGVGPCVYDPACEVRLEDGEGLLLFTDGLVERRDEDLDEGFARLMTCCREGSAMAPDCDVYALAQKVCPHATQTDDLALVHWAPKD, encoded by the coding sequence GTGGCAACGAACGTCGAGGGCGCGACCAGCCCCGCGGTGGGCGATCGAGTTCGACTCGGTGCCCTCCGCGGCAGCGGCCTGCTCCGCCACGACACGTTCCACCACCTGGATCGGCTGACCCAGCTGGCGTCGTCGCTGACCGGTGCCCCGGTGTCGCTGATCTCGATGGTCGACGAGGATCGCCAGTACTTCACCAGCGAGCACGGACTGCACGATCCCTGGGCGAGCGCGCGCGAGACCCCCCTGTCGCACTCGGTCTGCCAGAACGTCGTCACGTCGGAGAAGCCGGTCGTCATCGACGACCTCGGGGCGGACCCGGCGTTCGTGGACCATCCCGCACGGCTGGACATCGGTGTCGAGGCCTACTGCGGCGTACCGATCCGCGATCCGGACGGCAGGATCCTCGGCAGCTTCTGCGTCATCGACGACGAGCGACATGCCTGGGACACGAGGACCGTCCACATCCTCGAGCAGCTCGCGGCCCTCGTGACCGACGCGGTGGCGACCAGCAAGGGCTACACCACGATGGTGCACGACCTGCAGCGCCGCCTGATCCCGCCGTCCCTCCCGCAGCACCCCCACGGTCGGCTGCAGGGCAAGTACCGGCCGGTCCTCGACACCCACGACGTCGGCGGCGACTTCTACGACGCGTTCCTGCGGCCGACCGGCGAGATGGACGTCGTCGTCGGTGACGTCGTCGGCCACGGGGTGACCAGTACCCACGCGGCCGCGCAGCTCCGTGCGGCAGCACGGGCCGTGTTCGCTGGACAGGCGGCGACCCCGGCGGACACGATCAACCGCATCGCGACGGCCTGCGCGGACCTTCCCGGGTGCGACGGCGCGGCGCTGCTGGCGATGCGGATCAGCGCCGACGGCCGGACGGTCCGCTGGGCCCGGGCCGGCGCGATGCCGCCCGTGGTCACGGGCCCGAACCCCCGGGTCCTGCGACAGGGTGCGTCACCTCCCCTCGGCGTGGGTCCCTGTGTGTACGACCCGGCCTGCGAGGTGCGCCTCGAGGACGGCGAGGGCCTGCTGCTGTTCACCGACGGGCTGGTCGAGCGACGGGACGAGGACCTCGACGAGGGGTTCGCCCGCCTGATGACGTGCTGCCGCGAGGGCTCGGCGATGGCACCGGACTGTGACGTCTACGCCCTTGCCCAGAAGGTCTGCCCGCATGCCACCCAGACCGACGACCTGGCGCTGGTGCACTGGGCACCCAAGGACTGA
- the purE gene encoding 5-(carboxyamino)imidazole ribonucleotide mutase, giving the protein MSQAPIVGITMGSDSDLPVMGAAADVLKEFGVPHEVRVVSAHRTPQVLADYGTTAAERGLKVIIAGAGGAAHLPGMLAAFTTLPVIGVPVPNGALNGMDALLSIAQMPGGVPVATVAIGNARNAGLLAVRMLATADPALADRLAADQQAMKDMVADKDDRVRARYAGESGFGFTG; this is encoded by the coding sequence ATGAGCCAGGCCCCCATCGTCGGGATCACCATGGGCAGCGACAGCGACCTGCCCGTCATGGGTGCCGCCGCCGACGTGCTGAAGGAGTTCGGCGTCCCCCACGAGGTGCGCGTCGTCTCGGCCCACCGCACCCCCCAGGTCCTGGCCGACTACGGCACGACCGCGGCCGAGCGCGGCCTGAAGGTGATCATCGCCGGCGCCGGCGGCGCGGCGCACCTGCCCGGCATGCTCGCGGCCTTCACCACACTGCCGGTCATCGGCGTGCCCGTCCCCAACGGCGCGCTGAACGGCATGGACGCCCTGCTGTCGATCGCCCAGATGCCCGGTGGCGTCCCGGTGGCGACCGTCGCGATCGGCAACGCCAGGAACGCCGGGCTCCTGGCCGTCCGGATGCTCGCCACGGCCGACCCCGCGCTGGCCGACAGGCTCGCGGCGGACCAGCAGGCCATGAAGGACATGGTGGCCGACAAGGACGACCGCGTCCGCGCCCGCTACGCCGGCGAGAGCGGCTTCGGCTTCACCGGCTGA
- a CDS encoding 5-(carboxyamino)imidazole ribonucleotide synthase: MSTSSQPRPREPHTTVLGMVGGGQLARMTALDAARLGVDVRVLAGASDQGVRGLFEVVDGAHDDPAALTRLADQVDVVTFDHELVPLDAIAALEADGHPVRPSSTTLSFTDKLHQRQAFADAGLPVPPFARVTSTAEVEAFAAEHGWPVVLKAPRGGYDGRGVSVADDLAAAEDMLAAAAGRPLLAEAHLDLAMELAVLVVTSATGERAVYDVVESVQVEGMCREVHAAADHLPVSMVAEGRRLGERVADLVESVGVLAVELFVVGDQVLVNEIAPRPHNSGHHTIDGCVTSQFENHARAVLGWPLGSVAPTAPVTVMVNVVGTDVDPRERVAAVTDDVRIHLYGKSVRPGRKIGHVTATGTDHAEVAERARRAVAILEGTTATTSAGATT; this comes from the coding sequence GTGTCGACCTCCTCCCAGCCCCGCCCCCGTGAGCCCCACACCACCGTCCTCGGGATGGTCGGTGGCGGACAGCTCGCCCGCATGACCGCCCTCGACGCCGCACGCCTCGGCGTGGACGTCCGCGTCCTCGCCGGCGCCTCGGACCAGGGCGTCCGTGGCCTGTTCGAGGTGGTCGACGGCGCCCACGACGACCCGGCCGCGCTGACCCGCCTGGCCGACCAGGTCGACGTGGTGACCTTCGACCACGAGCTGGTCCCGCTGGACGCGATCGCGGCGCTGGAGGCCGACGGCCACCCGGTGCGCCCGTCGAGCACGACCCTGTCGTTCACCGACAAGCTCCACCAGCGACAGGCGTTCGCCGACGCCGGCCTGCCCGTGCCGCCGTTCGCCCGCGTCACCTCCACCGCCGAGGTCGAGGCCTTCGCTGCCGAGCACGGCTGGCCCGTCGTGCTCAAGGCCCCGCGCGGTGGCTACGACGGCCGCGGGGTCTCCGTGGCCGACGACCTGGCCGCCGCCGAGGACATGCTGGCTGCCGCGGCCGGCCGGCCGCTGCTGGCCGAGGCCCACCTGGACCTGGCGATGGAGCTGGCCGTCCTCGTGGTCACCTCCGCAACCGGCGAACGTGCCGTCTACGACGTGGTCGAGTCGGTCCAGGTCGAGGGCATGTGCCGTGAGGTGCACGCCGCCGCCGACCACCTGCCGGTCTCGATGGTGGCCGAGGGGCGGCGGCTGGGCGAACGCGTCGCCGACCTGGTGGAGTCCGTCGGGGTCCTGGCCGTCGAGCTGTTCGTCGTCGGCGATCAGGTGCTGGTCAACGAGATCGCCCCCCGACCGCACAACTCCGGTCACCACACCATCGACGGCTGCGTGACGTCGCAGTTCGAGAACCACGCCCGGGCGGTGCTCGGCTGGCCGCTCGGGTCCGTCGCCCCGACCGCGCCGGTCACGGTGATGGTCAACGTCGTCGGGACCGACGTCGACCCCCGCGAACGGGTGGCCGCGGTCACCGACGACGTCCGCATCCACCTGTACGGCAAGTCCGTGCGACCGGGCCGCAAGATCGGCCACGTGACCGCCACCGGTACCGATCATGCCGAGGTCGCTGAGCGCGCCCGACGGGCCGTGGCGATCCTCGAGGGCACCACCGCCACCACCAGCGCAGGAGCAACGACATGA
- the purQ gene encoding phosphoribosylformylglycinamidine synthase subunit PurQ: MRIGIVTFPGTCDDRDTAYAVEQIGHDPVRLWHGDADLQDVDAVVVPGGFSYGDYLRAGAIARFSPAMSSIVEFANDGGRVLGICNGFQVLCEAGLLPGALTRNIGLRFIHRNQHLSWGPEGRVIEIPLKNGEGRFVHDDPAALAANGQVLLRYCHADGTVDEAANPNGSVDNIAGVTNEVGNVAGLMPHPEHAVDALLGSTDGKAFLLDRLVGASVPA, from the coding sequence ATGCGCATCGGCATCGTCACCTTCCCGGGCACCTGCGACGACCGCGACACCGCGTACGCGGTCGAGCAGATCGGCCACGACCCCGTTCGCCTGTGGCACGGGGACGCCGACCTCCAGGACGTCGACGCCGTCGTCGTCCCGGGCGGCTTCTCCTACGGTGACTACCTGCGCGCCGGCGCCATCGCGCGCTTCTCCCCCGCGATGAGCTCGATCGTTGAGTTCGCCAACGACGGTGGCCGCGTCCTCGGCATCTGCAACGGCTTCCAGGTCCTCTGCGAGGCCGGGCTGCTGCCCGGTGCCCTGACCCGCAACATCGGCCTGCGGTTCATCCACCGCAACCAGCACCTCTCCTGGGGTCCCGAGGGACGTGTCATCGAGATCCCGCTGAAGAACGGCGAGGGCCGCTTCGTGCACGACGACCCGGCCGCGCTCGCCGCCAACGGCCAGGTGCTGCTGCGCTACTGCCACGCCGACGGCACCGTCGACGAGGCCGCCAACCCCAACGGCAGCGTCGACAACATCGCGGGTGTCACCAACGAGGTCGGCAACGTCGCGGGCCTGATGCCGCATCCCGAGCACGCCGTCGACGCGCTGCTCGGCTCGACCGACGGCAAGGCCTTCCTGCTGGACCGGCTCGTCGGGGCGTCCGTCCCCGCCTGA
- a CDS encoding DUF3618 domain-containing protein: MNTETASNGTPTSPDGLEREIERTRDELVGTVDAIVERVHPKEVADRNAEQLKRDAQRALDTAQERAEELQDRASTFVEEHPDRAKNYAIGAGLFLAVLLLRRRRRRRAAS; encoded by the coding sequence ATGAACACCGAGACCGCATCGAACGGCACCCCCACCTCCCCGGACGGCCTGGAGCGCGAGATCGAGCGCACCCGCGACGAGCTCGTCGGCACGGTCGACGCGATCGTCGAGCGTGTGCACCCCAAGGAGGTTGCCGACCGCAACGCCGAGCAGCTGAAGCGCGATGCCCAGCGTGCGCTCGACACCGCGCAGGAGCGCGCCGAGGAGCTGCAGGACCGGGCCTCGACCTTCGTCGAGGAGCACCCCGACCGCGCCAAGAACTACGCGATCGGTGCCGGCCTGTTCCTGGCCGTGCTGCTGCTGCGCCGTCGCCGTCGGCGCCGCGCCGCGAGCTGA
- the ligD gene encoding non-homologous end-joining DNA ligase, translating into MTVRLSSPDKVLWPDVGLTKADLFAYVTDAAPRLLPQVVDRPLSLKRFPKGVQGKGFFQKDLPDHAPETIGRWRVWADSADREVAYALVDDVDGLQWLAQQNTIELHPALLRVDRPDRADQLVFDIDPGPMQVPPGRVALWVKEVLDELELAARVKTSGGKGVHVIVPIERRYGPELLRPLTLAIARMVAERHPDELTVEMRKAERKGRTLVDWSRGGGSTLIAAWSPRARAEATVAMPLSWDQVDVDLDPTRWTMRNALDLDDPWADDGVSPQRLEHAREAVQAAGFELVDASPRDRTANALSRGGLARDAAGRRGD; encoded by the coding sequence ATGACCGTCCGGCTGTCCTCTCCCGACAAGGTCCTGTGGCCCGATGTCGGCCTGACCAAGGCGGACCTGTTCGCCTACGTCACCGACGCGGCCCCGCGCCTGCTGCCGCAGGTGGTCGACCGGCCGTTGTCGCTCAAGCGCTTCCCCAAGGGCGTGCAGGGCAAGGGGTTCTTCCAGAAGGACCTGCCCGACCACGCGCCCGAGACGATCGGCCGATGGCGGGTGTGGGCCGACTCGGCCGACCGCGAGGTGGCCTACGCCCTGGTCGACGACGTCGACGGCCTCCAGTGGCTGGCCCAGCAGAACACCATCGAGCTGCATCCGGCGCTGCTTCGCGTCGACCGTCCCGACCGCGCGGACCAGCTCGTGTTCGACATCGATCCCGGCCCGATGCAGGTCCCACCGGGCCGGGTGGCCCTGTGGGTCAAGGAGGTCCTGGACGAGCTCGAGCTGGCGGCCCGGGTGAAGACCTCCGGCGGCAAGGGGGTCCACGTGATCGTTCCGATCGAGCGTCGCTACGGGCCCGAGCTGCTGCGGCCGCTCACCCTCGCGATCGCCCGCATGGTCGCCGAGCGGCACCCCGACGAGCTGACGGTGGAGATGCGCAAGGCCGAGCGCAAGGGGCGGACGCTGGTCGACTGGTCCCGCGGGGGCGGGTCGACGCTGATCGCGGCGTGGAGCCCCCGTGCCCGGGCCGAGGCGACGGTGGCCATGCCGCTGTCGTGGGACCAGGTCGACGTCGACCTCGACCCCACCCGCTGGACGATGCGCAACGCCCTGGACCTCGACGACCCGTGGGCCGACGACGGCGTGTCGCCGCAGCGTCTGGAGCACGCCCGGGAGGCCGTGCAGGCCGCCGGATTCGAGCTGGTCGACGCCAGCCCGCGGGACCGCACGGCCAACGCGCTGTCCCGCGGGGGCCTGGCCCGCGACGCCGCTGGACGCCGGGGGGACTGA
- a CDS encoding GNAT family N-acetyltransferase yields the protein MLVPLSSPRQATPPASAPPGPSPRSLADDGMPLVGAASLFEGSWTRRRVLTTGHGPVVIRAATPLDTSSVDHFVRTLSPTARFRRFHSAVNRLTDRQLAGLVDVDHRDRETLLAVSGRTVVGMGQYLVQAHPKDSVDLAVVVADDWQRLGLGRELLSATVEAASANGFRTATAYVQAENRAMLSLLRGVPMPMVSANEGSVVEVLIDLSTIGPGRA from the coding sequence GTGCTCGTCCCGCTGTCCTCGCCGCGTCAGGCCACACCGCCGGCATCCGCACCACCGGGGCCCAGTCCCCGTTCGCTGGCCGACGACGGCATGCCCCTCGTGGGCGCCGCATCGTTGTTCGAAGGGTCCTGGACCCGACGACGTGTGCTCACCACCGGACACGGCCCCGTGGTGATCCGCGCCGCCACGCCGCTCGACACGTCGTCGGTCGACCACTTCGTGCGCACCCTGTCGCCGACCGCACGGTTCCGTCGCTTCCATTCGGCGGTCAACCGGCTGACGGACCGCCAGCTCGCCGGCCTCGTCGACGTCGACCACCGGGACCGCGAGACCCTGCTGGCCGTCAGCGGTCGCACCGTCGTCGGGATGGGGCAGTACCTGGTCCAGGCCCACCCGAAGGACTCCGTGGACCTCGCTGTGGTGGTGGCCGACGACTGGCAGCGCCTGGGACTGGGACGTGAGCTGCTGTCGGCCACGGTCGAAGCCGCAAGCGCCAACGGGTTCCGCACGGCCACGGCGTACGTCCAGGCGGAGAACCGCGCCATGCTGTCGCTGCTCAGGGGCGTCCCCATGCCCATGGTCAGCGCCAACGAGGGTTCGGTGGTCGAGGTGCTGATCGACCTGTCGACGATCGGTCCGGGTCGGGCCTGA